A stretch of DNA from Solea solea chromosome 20, fSolSol10.1, whole genome shotgun sequence:
gttttttttttaaaatgctatCCACTTCATAATCTGCTGTACCTGACAGAGTTCTCACGATATGCTCCTTCTTCCACTCCCACGGCAGTTCGTACTCCGTGGGCGGACGAGGATCCAGATCCGGCCGTGTCACCGCGGCCTTGTCGCCATCACCACCACTTCCCTCATATGGGACGTCATAGATCTGCAGAGGCCCAGGCTGGCCGTCTTCCACCGTCACCTCACTGCCCTCGGTCAGCACGGTGACCTTCAGCAGGTCTTTGGACCCTCGACGTCTGATCTCTAGCAGGTAGAAAACATGAGATTGAGGATTAAGATTAGCATTAAATCCTCTGCTAATAACAAAGTGACTAGAAGTAGCTGCATCTAATACTAGACGCCTTCTTTAAAGAGAGTTGGGTCACGTGATGTTAATTCCATTGGAAAGAGGTAAGACATGACTGAAAGCAAAACGTCTTTCCAGTGTagattattttgttaaatatactTTACCCAAAGGTTAAAAAAGACAGCTGATGCTCAGGGGGATTAAATGATGACTGATGGACTAAGATGGTGGGGAAGTGAAGTGGTTGACTTTCTCTAATCCATTTCTGCTTGAACTCTGCTACCCCCTGGACTCTCATcaataattgttttaatatGTGTTTTAAACATGAGATGAGGTTTGATGACACTGCAAAGGGAGTTTATCTTGAAATGAAAGTTACATCACCTTTTAATAACTGAATTTTGACTTTAtcagaaattaaacaaaaagccTGGCTAATTGTGATTGAGAGTTATTAAATCTACCCTGGGGTAGACGCTACATAAAACGTGGTGGAGCTTTTATTAAACACTTCCATTTCATACCAAATTCCGTGACTCTTGAATTCATTAACACATGTTGGCTAGGCCCATGGCCTTTTCATGCTGGGAATATTAATTTCAACTTTTAGTCATGAGCTAAAAACTAACTTCCCCAAAAATAGATGTGGTGTTCCTACGTTATGCCTTTGCCGACATACTCTCGTAGCTTTGCTTTTAGACTCACTGTGACATCAGATCTTTGCTTACTTTGCTTCCTCAGTATGATTTAAAATGAGGCATAAATTGACTCGGTGACACCTTCACATcctctgtcattttctttgagGAGGCCTGGCTCTGACTGAAGTGACTTCTAGCAGAGAGCGCCGCAATAAAGCATTTTCACATTCACAGCAGGCTATTGTGTAACCCTTTCAGCTAAAACAATGGAGTAATGGAGCGAAAGGTCGGCAGAGCATGTGATTGGATGGCAGTCCACCAGTCATCCTGGATGCTGGGAACTTTTGATAAATGGTCAGACAGGTCCATGTAGAGGTTTACACAGAGCCGCATCCGAAATGGGGGGGGTGCAATGAGGACCAACTTCCTTTTTAGAGAATAGCACcaggaaacagagacaggaAAGAGGAAGCAGGAAACTGCACCCATTGTCCGAACGCAACAGAGTTGCTGTGGCAACCCCATGGGGTGCAGAGAGCACTAGGGGAGTGAGTTCATGTTGTCACTGTTTGGCCCAGAGAGTCACACAGGTGCTAACATGTGGTTAAATGCCGGTGTATGATTGTCTCACTACTGTCCCACTTCTCTAGGAAACACTGACATTACAGTAATAAAAAAGTTACCAGTTATCATCTGCTGGGCATCATAAGGCTCCATGTAACCGTCATTCTCTCCAagcctctctgcctccctctctctggtcTTCTGGGCATCAAAGGGATCCGCGTAATCCTCAAGAATGATCACCTGCAtcagaaaatacaaagaaaacgGAATGTttgagcacatttaaaacacttcGCTGTGTGAAAAGAGAACAAGTGGAGTACAAATTAGTTTTTCAGACTGGCAGCAgtaaaaatgatgttaaataTGATTCATTTACTTCATTTGTTGATTCTTTGTCTAAATCATAATAGATGAAATGCTCCTTATATTTTGACAGGACCAGTGACATCtttgaatgacttttttttgtttgaaaagcagtccaaaacacaacaatattcaATTAAGTGTCCTATTAAAAGCTGGAACGAGCAGATGTCTGGCATTTTTACATGaacattttaatcaagaaaatagcTCCAAGACAGACTGCATGGCACCTCATTTACATGTCCTTCTGAGGAGcctctcttttgtctctttgttgcaAAGTCCAATCTCTTCACATTCGCCTCTCTCTGTCAACAGTCACATTTCTGCCAAACCAGTCATGCCTGACTGTCGAGTCATCTCATCTCATCGAGTGCCGCAtaatttcttgtttattttacaagaCACTTTCAAGAGACATCACTCAATGGAGCTGCATCTTTCAAAATACTCTCCCTTTCCAAATTAACATTTAACAGGGTTTTAAATCAAATAGCGGATCCTTGACAGGCTTAAATCagtactttttcattttcagtggcaTAAATGAAGACGCACATCTTTCTTGCTTTGACATCCCGGTTCATTTATAAATTACCTAATCAAACTAGAGGTTGATGTGTGGATTTGAGAGCAAAAACTGGGATTTACTCCCATTTTGCAACATAAAACCTCCATTTTATTCCTCTACCCTTTTATCTGTCCCTTTTCTCACCATCCCTCTACTGTCACCTTCTtggcttctctctttttttcaaagcCAAGCTGGAGGGAACCTGGGTTAGCACCCGAGTGTCAGATAACACAATGCTTTTTATAATATGATAGCCTTCACCAGGGGGCCTGGATTTAGTGAAAGACAGGGGAAGAGacggagggagggggggagatgAGGAACACAGAGCCAGATTACAGCAGAGGAAGGTGAAGGCCTCGTCAGTGACCACAGCTTTGTATTCAAGGCAGGGAAGGTGGGTGTGAAAGGGCGAGGGGTGGAGAGGAACAGAAGGAAAGATAGAGAGACTGACTGAGAGGAGTGGACACAATGGGTGCTGCTGAGACAAAGGGGAAGGGAGACATAGAAACTTTAATATCAATTTTCAAAACTTGGACCAGATCCAAGCTTCTTCATTGTCActaatgttatttttgtttggcTGCTGCAGGTGTCAGGGAAATGTGCCTCACattatgttgattttatttaatgtgacaTCTGACAACAGCTGGAAACCCCCAAAAATCACTCAGCAGTgttgaaaaagacatttttatctgaTACACAAGCAGAAGCTGCAACATTCTCAGTTACACTACACTTGTTGTTAGAGAGATAACAATCTGTAGTATGATTGTTAATCAATGATGGATTATGACATTCTGCTAAATGGTTAGTTCAGCTACATGTTAACCGGAATCTATGAAACTATTTTTTATATTACACCtagcttttatttattgactgaCTGATTGATTGTGATATATGCTTCACAAATGAATTCCCCTAAGGGGACAATAAAATATCATACTGAGTATTAAAATATAGTGGTAGCAGTGCCTTACTATTGCAATATGTGTATTACATGAGTAACTATACTCACAATAatatacacaaaaatacaattaaaacaacaacataatgctATATAACTCCAGGGAATATGATGGAATTATTGGTATTGACTGATATAAAGTGATATTTTTGActcactgtttctgttttgcTCTGGACTGTCGGTTTCTCTGCTTCAGGAGCCACTTCTCTGCTGATGGTGCCACTGTTGAAGTTGGGACTTTTGTCCTGTTTGTCCACTCTGATCAGCCGGTTGATGTAAGCACTGGCAGGTGGGGAACTCTTCACAGCAGACCTGTGCTGGTCCTCAAACACCGGCTCCGCTTTGGAATTCTTGCGGCTCTTCCCAGACAGAAGGTTATCCCACACTTTTCCTTCTTTGGGTGAACTCCCACCGTCTGCGGCCGAGTTCTTACGGTTTCTTCCGGACAGGAGAGACCCAACACCGCCGCCTGTGCCGTCAGCGGAGGAGTTTTTGCGATGGGCCGCTTTAGAGCCAGTGGTTTTGGTACCGATGCTGACCACCAGTCCGCTTTTATTGACTCTGCAGGTTTGGGAGCCTGACTCGGAGGCTGAGCGGATCCTGTCGGTGCCATTCTTCAG
This window harbors:
- the LOC131447765 gene encoding SH2 domain-containing adapter protein E-like isoform X1, with protein sequence MAKWFKEFPINLKNGTDRIRSASESGSQTCRVNKSGLVVSIGTKTTGSKAAHRKNSSADGTGGGVGSLLSGRNRKNSAADGGSSPKEGKVWDNLLSGKSRKNSKAEPVFEDQHRSAVKSSPPASAYINRLIRVDKQDKSPNFNSGTISREVAPEAEKPTVQSKTETVIILEDYADPFDAQKTREREAERLGENDGYMEPYDAQQMITEIRRRGSKDLLKVTVLTEGSEVTVEDGQPGPLQIYDVPYEGSGGDGDKAAVTRPDLDPRPPTEYELPWEWKKEHIVRTLSAQFDSLERSVKDETPPPTLTRQPQHPPTQPPSQHQHLRQKSWTQKILRSSPPTLLSSSSTTSASSPDTDARCVDPSLPLEKQRYPHKQLVPWLCDSTGGGVSAAVLQRSQFPGQKQRVGQQQVLHRPQDEPRLCAHHCCSDQRKWLHPGPEQLCVSQHPRGGAPLLHSAFAFQRSRAHDSAAPSASRPLTPARPSPH
- the LOC131447765 gene encoding SH2 domain-containing adapter protein E-like isoform X2 yields the protein MAKWFKEFPINLKNGTDRIRSASESGSQTCRVNKSGLVVSIGTKTTGSKAAHRKNSSADGTGGGVGSLLSGRNRKNSAADGGSSPKEGKVWDNLLSGKSRKNSKAEPVFEDQHRSAVKSSPPASAYINRLIRVDKQDKSPNFNSGTISREVAPEAEKPTVQSKTETVIILEDYADPFDAQKTREREAERLGENDGYMEPYDAQQMITEIRRRGSKDLLKVTVLTEGSEVTVEDGQPGPLQIYDVPYEGSGGDGDKAAVTRPDLDPRPPTEYELPWEWKKEHIVRTLSAQFDSLERSVKDETPPPTLTRQPQHPPTQPPSQHQHLRQKSWTQKILRSSPPTLLSSSSTTSASSPDTDARCVDPSLPLEKQSWYHGCVTRQEAEFQLQSCKEASFLVRNSESDNSKYSIALKTSQGCVHIIVAQTKENGYTLDQSSCVFPSIPEVVHHYCTQRLPFNGAEHMTLLHPVPRVH